The following are encoded together in the Juglans microcarpa x Juglans regia isolate MS1-56 chromosome 2D, Jm3101_v1.0, whole genome shotgun sequence genome:
- the LOC121251168 gene encoding cytosolic Fe-S cluster assembly factor NBP35-like, whose translation MSTRTTTHRLQTRREGSLFLCSFGSASQLEPEAEDKAANMENGEIPENANEHCPGTQSDSAGKSDACEGCPNQEVCATAPKGPDPDLVAITERMATVKHKILVLSGKGGVGKSTFSAQLSFALAAMDFQVGLLDIDICGPSIPKMLGLEGQDVHQSNLGWSPVYVESNLGVMSIGFMLPNPDEAVIWRGPRKNGLIKQFLKDVYWGELDFLIVDAPPGTSDEHISIVQLLEATGIDGAIIVTTPQEVSLIDVRKEVSFCKKVGVQVLGVVENMSGLCQPVMDFKFTKMTETGEQRDVTEWFKEYVRENAPEIQNLFACSEVFDSSGGGAERMSREMGVPFLGKVPLDPQLCKAAEEGRSCFIDKKCGASAPALKMIIEKLIENQGFSRMLVADSA comes from the exons ATGTCGACCCGAACCACAACCCACCGACTCCAGACCCGACGTGAAGGATCTCtctttttatgttcttttggtTCCGCCTCTCAGCTTGAACCTGAAGCAGAGGACAAAGCCGCAAACATGGAGAACGGTGAAATTCCCGAAAACGCTAACGAGC ATTGCCCTGGTACCCAATCAGATTCTGCTGGAAAATCTGACGCTTGCGAAGGATGCCCTAATCAAGAAGTTTGTGCTACTGCTCCTAAAGGCCCTGAcccag ACTTGGTTGCAATCACTGAAAGAATGGCTACTGTTAAGCATAAGATATTGGTTTTATCGGGTAAAGGTGGAGTTGGCAAGAGTACATTCTCTGCCCAACTGTCATTTGCTCTGGCAGCTATGGACTTCCAAGTGGGTCTCCTTGACATTGACATTTGTGGCCCCAGCATCCCAAAGATGCTTGGCCTAGAAGGTCAAGATGTCCACCAGAGCAACCTTGGCTGGTCTCCTGTTTACGTTGAGTCCAACCTTGGGGTCATGTCCATTGGATTCATGCTTCCTAACCCTGATGAAGCTGTTATATGGAGGGGTCCACGCAAAAATGGGCTCATCAAGCAATTCCTGAAGGATGTATACTGGGGAGAACTTGATTTTTTGATTGTTGATGCTCCTCCTGGGACCTCAGATGAGCACATCTCAATTGTCCAACTGCTCGAGGCTACTGGAATAGATGGTGCAATTATAGTCACTACTCCACAAGAAGTCTCCTTGATTGATGTGCGGAAAGAAGTGAGTTTCTGCAAGAAAGTTGGAGTCCAGGTTCTTGGGGTTGTTGAGAACATGAGTGGCTTGTGCCAGCCAGTGATGGATTTCAAGTTTACAAAGATGACAGAGACAGGTGAACAGAGAGATGTTACAGAGTGGTTCAAGGAGTATGTGAGAGAAAACGCACCAGAGATTCAAAATTTGTTTGCTTGTAGTGAAGTCTTTGACAGTAGTGGTGGGGGTGCAGAAAGAATGTCGAGGGAAATGGGTGTACCTTTTCTTGGGAAAGTACCTTTGGATCCACAGCTTTGCAAGGCAGCTGAAGAAGGTAGATCCTGCTTCATTGATAAAAAATGTGGGGCAAGCGCCCCTGCACTGAAGATGATCatagaaaaattgattgaaaatcagGGGTTCTCAAGAATGTTGGTTGCTGATAGTGCGTAG